A segment of the Chryseobacterium scophthalmum genome:
GCTAAAATGACCTTAGATGAAAAAATCGGACAGCTTAATTTACCGACTTCGGGAGATTTTACAACAGGTCAGGCTCAAAGTTCAGACATCGGAAAAAAAGTAGAGCAAGGTTTAGTTGGTGGATTATTCAACATCAAAGGAGCCGATAAAATTAAAGCAGTTCAAAAAGTAGCTGTTGAAAAAAGCCGTCTTAAAATTCCAATGATTTTTGGGATGGATGTCATTCATGGATACGAAACTACTTTCCCTATTCCATTAGGTTTAGCAGCTTCTTGGGATATGAATTTGGTACAGCAGTCAGCAAGGGTTGCAGCAAAAGAAGCAGCTTCTGATGGAATCAACTGGACGTTCTCGCCAATGGTTGATATTTCTCGTGAACCAAGATGGGGAAGAGTTTCTGAAGGTTCTGGTGAAGATCCATATTTAGGAAGCGAAATTGCTAAAAATATGGTCTACGGTTATCAGGGAAAAGACTTGGCAAACGGAACTAATATTTTGGCTTGTGTAAAACATTTTGCGTTGTATGGAGCAGGTGAAGCGGGTAGAGATTACAATACGGTTGACATGAGTCACGTGAGAATGTTCAACGAATATTTTCCGCCTTATAAAGCAGCAGTTGATGCGGGAGTAGCTTCTGTGATGGCTTCTTTTAATGAAGTAGACGGAGTTCCGGCAACGGGAAGCAGATGGCTTCAGACGGAGGTTTTGAGAAATCAATGGAAATTTAAAGGTTTTGTGGTGACCGATTATACCGGGATCAACGAAATGGTAGAGCACGGAATGGGAGATCTTCAGCAGGTTTCTGCTTTAGCTTTAAAAGCCGGTGTTGATATGGATATGGTGGGTGAAGGATTCTTAACCACTTTAAAAAAATCTTTAGCTGAAGGAAAAGTAACGCAGGCTGAAATCGATTTGGCAGCGAGAAGAATTCTTGAAGCTAAATACGATTTAGGTTTATTCGATAATCCTTACAAGCATGGTGATGCAAAATTAGCGGCTAAAGAAGTTTATAATTTAGAAAACCGTAATATCGCAAGAAGTGCTGCAGCGCAGTCAATGGTTTTGATGAAAAATGAAAACCAGGTTTTACCTTTGAAAAAATCAGGAACTGTTGCAGTAATCGGTCCATTGGTAAACAACTCTCTGAACATGGCAGGAACTTGGAGTGTCGCTACAAAACATGCAATTTCTGTTAATTTAATGCAGGGTCTTCAGGCTAATTATGGGAAAGATGTGAAATTTCTTTCTGCAAAAGGAGCCAACATTGATTACGATGCCAAATTAGAAGATATTTATGCAGCTCACGGTAAGAAAACCGACAGAGATAATCGTTCAAAAGAAGCGTTATTAAAAGAAGCAGTTGATATTGCGAATAAAGCTGACGTTATTGTTTTGGCAATAGGAGAGTCTGCAGAAATGAGTGGTGAATCTTCTTCAAGAACTGAAATTACAATTCCTCAATCTCAGGTTGACTTATTGAATGAATTGAAAAAAACAGGAAAACCAATCGCAATGGTACTTTTCACAGGTCGTCCTTTAGCATTAACTAATGTAAAAGATGCTCCTGATGCTATTTTGAATGCTTGGTTTGCGGGTTCAGAGGCTGGAAATGCAATTGCAGATGTACTTTTCGGTAAAGTAAATCCTTCAGGAAAATTACCAATGACGTTCCCGAGAAGTCTTGGTCAGGTTCCTATTTATTATAATGCTAAAAATACAGGTCGTCCTTTAGCTCAGGATAAAGTAGATAAATGTGTATACGAAAGATTCCGTTCTAATTATATGGATGAGTGTAATACGCCATTGTATCCATTTGGATATGGATTGAGTTATTCTAAATTCAACTATTCTGATGTAACGGTTTCTAACGCAAATCCAAAGGGAAATCAAACCATTCAGGCTTCGGTTACTGTGACGAATTCAGGAAACTATGATGGAGCAGAAGTGGTGCAGTTATACATCAGAGATATGGTGGGAACGATTACAAGACCAGTAAAAGAATTAAAAGGATTCCAAAAAGTAATGTTGAAAAAAGGAGAATCTAAAAAGATTACTTTCGACATCACCCCAGAAAGCTTAAAATTCTACAATGGAGATTTGAAATACGATTGGGAAGCCGGAGAATTTGATATCATGATCGGTACAAACTCTGAAGAGGTGAAACATTCAAAAATCAACTGGACGAAATAATTTTTATAAGCCGCTCAAAATGAGTGGCTTTTTTTGTATCTTAGAATTAAATATGCTAATACGGTATTTTTGGCATACTTTTTACCAAATTGAAAACATTTAAAAAATTAAATATGAAAAAAACAATTTTATTCAGTGCAATGTTCCTTGGTTCCCTTGTTTTTGCTCAGAAAGCTCCTGTTGTAGGAGGCGACAGAGACGTTCACGGTTGTATACCTTCTGCAGGTTATACTTATTCTCAACTCAGAAATGATTGCGTAAAAGTTTTTAATCAGAAAATAAAACTAAAAGAGGTAAACCCAGAAGGAAGTTCAACTTCTATGACGGCAGTTATTTTCAGTAAAAATATGAAGAAAGCCGAGATTTTTATTCCACATCAAAGTGCAAAAAGTATTATTCTTGATAGAGAAGGAAATGGCAAAATCTGGAAAAGCGGAAGTCACATCAAAGAAAGTTATGTTTTAGTTCCGTACAAGAAAAAAGGATATCAAATTAAAAAAGATGATGTAGTAATCTATAGATAAAAACAAAACAGGAAGCCAAAACGACTTCCTGTTTTTATTTAAATCTAATTAATGAAAATCATTAATACATTATACTTTTTACTTTTTACTTTTTACAAAATAATTATCCTGCAACAACTTCTTCAGCATATACAACACCTTCATAACAAGCATTGTAAATCGCTTTCAACTCATCCAAAGTAGGAACTCTTGGGTTGAAACCTGTACAAGGATCTACCAAAGCATTGTTTGCGATGTAATCTAAGTTTTTATCCCAATCTTCTCTTGAAATTCCAAATTCTTTAATAGCCGATTGATTATTTACTTCAGAACGTAAAGTTTCAATTGCTTGCGCTAATTCTTCAGTAGTTTCTTTACCAATTACTCGTGCTAGATCTGGAAAACGACTTGTAGCAGCTGAGTTATAACGAATCACATTCGGAAGGAAAATCGCATTAGAAGCACCGTGAGGAATTCCGTACAATGCGCCAACTTGGTGAGACAAAGAGTGTACAATTCCTAACCAAGCATTATTGAACGCCAAACCTGCCATAAATGATGCATCATGCATATTTTGACGAGCTACAATATTGTTAGGATTTTCTACAGCTTCTTTTAAATTATCAAAAACGATCTCTAAACCACCTTTTGAAAGTGCATCAGCAATATTGTTATCGATATTTGAAACATAAGCTTCCACACAATGCGTCAAAGCATCAAGACCAGTATTTGAAGTCACATGAGCCGGCATAGAAGCGCAGATCTCACCGTCAATAATTGCAACATCCGGAGTTAATTCATAAGAAACTACAGGATATTTTACTCCTTTTTCTCTGTCGGTAATTACGGCAAGACCAGTCGTTTCAGTTCCTGTTCCGCTTGTAGAAGGAATCGCGATAAATTTTGCTTTATTTCTAAGAACTGGTACTGTAAAAGGTTTGATTAAGGCATCAAATTCCACATCAGGATATTCATAAAACACCCACATGATTTTTGCTGCATCAATCGCAGAACAACCTCCTAAACCGATGATCCAGTCTGGTTGAAAAGCATTGATAACTTCAGCACCTTTTAGGCAAGTTGCAGATGATGGATCTTCTTCTACACCTTCAAAAATCTGAGTTTCAATTCCTGCTTCAGTAAGATAGGCAACCGCTTTATCCAGCGTTCCGCTTTTTCTCATTGAGCTTCCTCCGGTTACGATTACTGCTTTTTTACCTTTAATATTTGCTAATTCAGAAAGAGTTCCTGCACCATGGAAAACTTCTCCTGCAATAAATAATTTGCTCATTTTTCTTATTTAATTTTAATAGAGCAAAATTAGACAAGCCAAAACGAGTGATGTTATACAAACAAGACTATACGTTATACATTTGCGCCAGTTCTTGTTGAAGTTCGGTCGGAGTTTCCTTGAGTTTTGCTTTTACAAACTTGTTGAGTGCAGATGGAGAATTAAAACCAAGATCGAAAGCAATTTCTTTATGAGAAAGATCAGAAAACATCAGTTGGCGTTTTATTTCCATTAAAATTCGGTTGTGAATGGCCTGAATTGCCGTTTCCCCACAATGTTTTTTTGTGATCGAATTTAATTTTTTTGTTGTAATTGCTAACTCTTCAGCGTAATATTGAACGGTTCTGTACTGTTTGTAATGTTCGTTCAATAATTTTTTAAATCGAACGTAAATTGGCTTGTCGACCGAATCATTGTTTAAAATGGGATGCAAACCGTGAACGGATTCTATTAA
Coding sequences within it:
- a CDS encoding iron-containing alcohol dehydrogenase, whose amino-acid sequence is MSKLFIAGEVFHGAGTLSELANIKGKKAVIVTGGSSMRKSGTLDKAVAYLTEAGIETQIFEGVEEDPSSATCLKGAEVINAFQPDWIIGLGGCSAIDAAKIMWVFYEYPDVEFDALIKPFTVPVLRNKAKFIAIPSTSGTGTETTGLAVITDREKGVKYPVVSYELTPDVAIIDGEICASMPAHVTSNTGLDALTHCVEAYVSNIDNNIADALSKGGLEIVFDNLKEAVENPNNIVARQNMHDASFMAGLAFNNAWLGIVHSLSHQVGALYGIPHGASNAIFLPNVIRYNSAATSRFPDLARVIGKETTEELAQAIETLRSEVNNQSAIKEFGISREDWDKNLDYIANNALVDPCTGFNPRVPTLDELKAIYNACYEGVVYAEEVVAG
- the bglX gene encoding beta-glucosidase BglX; this encodes MSKKLIVIATLALAPVFSAQEMVTKPVQSYQTVQYQSKKKAFVDALLAKMTLDEKIGQLNLPTSGDFTTGQAQSSDIGKKVEQGLVGGLFNIKGADKIKAVQKVAVEKSRLKIPMIFGMDVIHGYETTFPIPLGLAASWDMNLVQQSARVAAKEAASDGINWTFSPMVDISREPRWGRVSEGSGEDPYLGSEIAKNMVYGYQGKDLANGTNILACVKHFALYGAGEAGRDYNTVDMSHVRMFNEYFPPYKAAVDAGVASVMASFNEVDGVPATGSRWLQTEVLRNQWKFKGFVVTDYTGINEMVEHGMGDLQQVSALALKAGVDMDMVGEGFLTTLKKSLAEGKVTQAEIDLAARRILEAKYDLGLFDNPYKHGDAKLAAKEVYNLENRNIARSAAAQSMVLMKNENQVLPLKKSGTVAVIGPLVNNSLNMAGTWSVATKHAISVNLMQGLQANYGKDVKFLSAKGANIDYDAKLEDIYAAHGKKTDRDNRSKEALLKEAVDIANKADVIVLAIGESAEMSGESSSRTEITIPQSQVDLLNELKKTGKPIAMVLFTGRPLALTNVKDAPDAILNAWFAGSEAGNAIADVLFGKVNPSGKLPMTFPRSLGQVPIYYNAKNTGRPLAQDKVDKCVYERFRSNYMDECNTPLYPFGYGLSYSKFNYSDVTVSNANPKGNQTIQASVTVTNSGNYDGAEVVQLYIRDMVGTITRPVKELKGFQKVMLKKGESKKITFDITPESLKFYNGDLKYDWEAGEFDIMIGTNSEEVKHSKINWTK